From one Streptomyces sp. ICC1 genomic stretch:
- a CDS encoding acyl-CoA dehydrogenase family protein, with amino-acid sequence MSSVEEFRTEVRSWLRAHLTGGFADLKGRGGPGREHEAFDERLAWERHMAAHGWTCVGWPVEYGGRGASTGQQIAFHEEYALADAPARVNHIGEQLLGPTLIAHGTEEQRRRFLPPIRAVEELWCQGYSEPGAGSDLAGVRTRAALVDGVWVVDGQKIWTSLAHQSQWCFVLARTSPGSRRHAGLSYLLVPMDQEGVEVRPITQLTGTCEFNEVFFDGARTDAAHLVGAPGEGWAVAMATLGFERGVSTLGQQVGFRRELENLAELARGNGAMADPLIRDRLVRAWIGLETMRAGALRPGAAPSAAKLYWARWHRDLGELAMDVCGAASLVAAGAHGDPYDLDDWQRLFLFSRSDTIYAGSDEIQRNILAERILGLPKEVRA; translated from the coding sequence ATGAGCAGCGTCGAGGAGTTCCGCACCGAGGTTCGGAGTTGGCTACGGGCCCACCTCACCGGCGGGTTCGCCGACCTCAAGGGCCGCGGCGGACCCGGCCGCGAGCACGAGGCCTTCGACGAACGCCTCGCCTGGGAGCGGCACATGGCGGCCCACGGCTGGACCTGCGTCGGCTGGCCCGTCGAATACGGCGGCCGCGGCGCGAGCACCGGGCAGCAGATCGCCTTCCACGAGGAGTACGCCCTCGCCGACGCGCCCGCGCGCGTGAACCACATCGGCGAGCAGCTCCTCGGCCCCACCCTCATCGCCCACGGCACCGAGGAGCAGCGGCGGCGCTTCCTGCCGCCCATCCGGGCCGTGGAGGAACTGTGGTGCCAGGGCTACAGCGAGCCCGGCGCCGGCTCCGACCTGGCGGGGGTCCGCACCCGGGCCGCCCTGGTGGACGGCGTGTGGGTGGTGGACGGCCAGAAGATCTGGACCTCGCTGGCCCATCAGTCGCAGTGGTGCTTCGTCCTGGCCCGCACCTCGCCCGGCTCACGGCGCCACGCGGGACTGTCCTACCTCCTGGTCCCGATGGACCAGGAGGGCGTGGAGGTCCGGCCGATCACCCAGCTGACGGGCACCTGCGAGTTCAACGAGGTCTTCTTCGACGGGGCCCGCACCGACGCCGCCCACCTCGTGGGTGCCCCCGGCGAGGGCTGGGCCGTAGCCATGGCCACCCTCGGCTTCGAGCGCGGCGTCTCCACCCTCGGCCAGCAGGTCGGCTTCCGCCGCGAGCTGGAGAACCTGGCCGAACTGGCCCGCGGCAACGGCGCGATGGCCGATCCGCTGATCCGCGACCGGCTCGTCCGGGCCTGGATCGGCCTGGAGACCATGCGCGCCGGCGCCCTGCGGCCCGGCGCGGCCCCGTCGGCCGCCAAGCTGTACTGGGCCCGCTGGCACCGGGACCTGGGCGAACTGGCCATGGACGTGTGCGGCGCCGCCTCGCTCGTCGCCGCCGGCGCGCACGGGGACCCGTACGACCTCGACGACTGGCAGCGGCTCTTCCTCTTCTCCCGCTCCGACACCATCTACGCGGGCTCGGACGAGATCCAGCGCAACATCCTCGCCGAGCGCATCCTCGGCCTTCCCAAGGAGGTACGGGCGTGA
- a CDS encoding glucose 1-dehydrogenase, which yields MSAGSVRLDGKVVVITGAGRGQGAAGARLCAEAGARVVVTDVREEEGREVAASLGGQGLYVRHDVAEADSWAQVVREAVRAFGTVSALVNNAALWRTAHVERQGLEDFEALLRVNLLGPFLGIQALAPVLRAGGGGSIVNVSSTAGLKGIPGHAAYGSTKYALRGLTKSAALDLAGDGIRINSVHPGAIDTPMVSGAVAGRDWSHVPLGRIGRPEEVGELVLFLCSDASSYITGAEFTVDGGMTAR from the coding sequence GTGTCCGCAGGCTCCGTCCGTCTCGACGGCAAGGTCGTCGTCATCACCGGCGCAGGCCGCGGCCAGGGCGCCGCCGGGGCCCGGCTGTGCGCCGAGGCCGGCGCCCGGGTGGTCGTCACCGACGTCCGGGAGGAGGAGGGCCGCGAGGTCGCCGCCTCGCTGGGCGGCCAGGGGCTCTACGTGCGCCACGACGTGGCCGAGGCGGACAGCTGGGCGCAGGTGGTCCGCGAGGCCGTACGCGCCTTCGGGACCGTCTCGGCGCTCGTCAACAACGCGGCGCTGTGGCGCACGGCCCACGTGGAGCGCCAGGGCCTCGAGGACTTCGAGGCCCTGCTGCGGGTCAACCTGCTCGGCCCCTTCCTCGGCATCCAGGCGCTGGCCCCGGTGCTGCGCGCCGGCGGGGGCGGCTCGATCGTCAACGTCTCCTCCACCGCCGGACTCAAGGGCATCCCGGGCCACGCGGCGTACGGGTCGACCAAGTACGCGCTGCGCGGGCTGACGAAGTCGGCGGCGCTGGACCTGGCCGGGGACGGGATCAGGATCAACTCGGTCCATCCGGGGGCGATCGACACCCCGATGGTCAGCGGGGCGGTCGCGGGGCGGGACTGGTCGCACGTGCCGCTGGGGCGGATCGGGCGGCCCGAGGAGGTCGGGGAGCTGGTCCTCTTCCTCTGCTCGGACGCGTCCTCGTACATCACGGGGGCGGAGTTCACGGTCGACGGGGGGATGACGGCGCGATGA
- a CDS encoding alpha/beta hydrolase, which translates to MSDSMGVTMGGSLSGAARRLCDAMSAGFPGPGDVAALRAAAAAGRDPGRAAGVEVASVRDAVADGVPVRIYDPAPGAAGRPLVAWFHGGGWVMCGLDTHDALCRALAAASGAVVVSADYRLAPEHPWPAAPDDALTVLLWARARAAALGCDPARLVVAGDSSGGNLAAVTALRAPELIAGQLLFYPPLDASMDSPSVAGFGEGYFHTAAHMAWYWDQYVGGGDPEHPHVSPLRAPDLSGLPRTLIVLADCDVLRDEGLAYGRRLGEAGVDCGVHLVPGVFHGFLGLPLPAAAGVIRAAGAWLATTATAAK; encoded by the coding sequence ATGAGCGACTCCATGGGCGTCACGATGGGCGGCTCCTTGTCCGGGGCGGCCCGCCGGCTGTGCGACGCGATGTCGGCAGGCTTCCCCGGGCCGGGCGACGTGGCGGCCCTGCGGGCCGCCGCCGCGGCGGGCCGGGATCCGGGCCGGGCAGCGGGCGTGGAGGTGGCCTCGGTGCGGGACGCGGTCGCGGACGGCGTCCCGGTCCGGATCTACGATCCCGCGCCGGGCGCCGCGGGCCGCCCCCTCGTCGCCTGGTTCCACGGCGGGGGCTGGGTGATGTGCGGCCTGGACACCCACGACGCGCTGTGCCGGGCGCTGGCCGCGGCCTCGGGCGCGGTGGTGGTCTCCGCGGACTACCGCCTCGCCCCCGAGCACCCGTGGCCGGCGGCGCCGGACGACGCGCTGACGGTGCTCCTGTGGGCCCGCGCGCGGGCCGCCGCACTGGGCTGCGACCCCGCGAGGCTGGTGGTCGCGGGGGACTCCAGCGGGGGCAACCTGGCGGCCGTGACCGCCCTGCGGGCCCCCGAACTGATCGCGGGCCAGCTGCTGTTCTACCCGCCGCTGGACGCGTCGATGGACTCGCCGTCGGTGGCCGGGTTCGGGGAGGGGTACTTCCACACGGCGGCCCACATGGCCTGGTACTGGGACCAGTACGTCGGCGGCGGCGACCCGGAACACCCGCACGTGTCCCCGCTCCGCGCCCCCGACCTGTCCGGTCTCCCGCGCACGCTGATCGTCCTCGCGGACTGCGACGTGCTGCGGGACGAGGGGCTGGCGTACGGGCGCCGGCTGGGGGAGGCGGGCGTGGACTGCGGCGTCCACCTGGTGCCCGGGGTCTTCCACGGCTTCCTGGGCCTGCCGCTCCCGGCCGCGGCCGGGGTGATCCGGGCGGCCGGGGCGTGGCTGGCGACCACGGCCACGGCCGCGAAGTAG
- a CDS encoding TetR/AcrR family transcriptional regulator, translating into MPTNKPTAKKKPQVTASPERRRELLDTAAEVFAAQGYNATTVRKIADAAGMLAGSLYYHFDSKESMLDEILSAFLNELWEGYDTVLAAGLGPRQTIEALVTESFREIDRHRAAVAIYQKESRHLSAQPRFHYLSDSQVKFEKAWLGTLERGVAAEVFRADLDIRLTYRFVRDTVWVAASWYRPGGQHSPEEIARQYLSMVLDGIATRT; encoded by the coding sequence GTGCCAACGAACAAGCCGACAGCCAAGAAGAAGCCCCAGGTGACGGCGTCGCCCGAACGCCGCCGCGAACTCCTCGACACCGCCGCCGAGGTCTTCGCCGCGCAGGGCTACAACGCCACCACCGTCCGCAAGATCGCCGATGCCGCCGGGATGCTCGCCGGCAGCCTCTACTACCACTTCGATTCCAAGGAATCGATGCTCGACGAGATCCTCTCCGCCTTCCTGAACGAGCTGTGGGAGGGGTACGACACCGTCCTCGCCGCCGGTCTCGGACCCCGGCAGACCATCGAGGCCCTCGTCACCGAATCGTTCCGGGAGATCGACCGGCACCGCGCCGCCGTCGCGATCTACCAGAAGGAATCCCGGCACCTCTCCGCCCAGCCCCGCTTCCACTACCTCTCCGACTCGCAGGTCAAGTTCGAGAAGGCGTGGCTGGGGACGCTGGAGCGCGGGGTCGCCGCCGAGGTCTTCCGCGCCGACCTGGACATTCGCCTCACCTACCGCTTCGTGCGCGACACGGTGTGGGTGGCGGCGTCCTGGTACCGGCCGGGCGGCCAGCACAGTCCCGAGGAGATCGCCCGCCAGTACCTGTCGATGGTGCTGGACGGCATCGCCACACGCACGTAA
- a CDS encoding PadR family transcriptional regulator, whose amino-acid sequence MRCVANQAADETNKRTLPATSWAVLGLLSFGEELSGYDLKKWSDWSLRFFYWSPSFSQIYSELKRLEKAGYASSRMVAQETGTRDKRVYRITGEGMAAVREWAREAPVDPPVLKHGPMLRLWLGHLLEPEQMREVLVQHQEFAEKMRRRAVADADGAKDEASWAYPTLTLKWAERYYASERDLAAAMLDDIEALAAGRNPGGAGTGGPGTAGKPDGAGKSGAAGKRP is encoded by the coding sequence CTGCGCTGCGTGGCGAACCAGGCGGCAGACGAGACGAACAAGCGCACGCTCCCGGCAACCAGCTGGGCTGTGCTCGGGCTGCTCTCCTTCGGAGAGGAGCTCTCCGGCTACGACCTGAAGAAGTGGTCGGACTGGTCGCTGCGCTTCTTCTACTGGAGCCCGTCCTTCAGCCAGATCTACAGCGAGCTCAAGCGGCTGGAGAAGGCCGGCTACGCCTCCTCGCGGATGGTCGCCCAGGAGACCGGCACCCGCGACAAGCGCGTGTACCGGATCACCGGCGAGGGCATGGCGGCCGTACGGGAATGGGCGCGCGAGGCGCCCGTCGACCCGCCGGTGCTCAAGCACGGGCCGATGCTGCGGCTATGGCTGGGCCACCTGCTGGAGCCGGAGCAGATGCGCGAAGTCCTCGTACAGCACCAGGAGTTCGCGGAGAAGATGCGCCGGCGCGCGGTGGCCGACGCGGACGGGGCCAAGGACGAGGCCTCGTGGGCGTACCCGACGCTCACCCTGAAGTGGGCGGAGCGCTACTACGCCTCCGAGCGCGACCTCGCCGCCGCCATGCTCGACGACATCGAGGCGCTGGCGGCGGGCCGGAACCCGGGCGGCGCCGGGACCGGCGGACCGGGCACGGCGGGGAAGCCCGACGGGGCGGGGAAGTCCGGCGCGGCCGGCAAGCGCCCGTAG
- a CDS encoding LLM class flavin-dependent oxidoreductase: protein MKFSMIFEAQLVDPTPERERQVIHDCVEQAVFAEEMGFDRIWAVEHHALTQYAHMSASEIFLTWVAARTRRIRIGHGVVTMPFGYQHPVRVAERAAMLDVLSGGRVDIGAGRGATRQEMSMYGVRPEDTYPQMEEALRIFSSAWREERFEWHGSIDIGPGAILPRPVQGPHPPLFMACSKHDTLKLAAELGIGALVMGFAGADDVRAMRKVYDEAIATRTGDRFVSTEVNDHLSALCPTIVLDDAERALRLGTRGQRFFAESIAHWYGNAPAPTGYSEEESAEDHVAALERGREELVATLHEANIPARPVDTGTYNAEHAYGNAGTAIAYVERLREIGVDEVMCLIQMGTVPQEACMETIRQWGEHVIPHFRALEG, encoded by the coding sequence ATGAAGTTCTCGATGATCTTCGAGGCCCAGCTCGTCGACCCGACCCCCGAACGCGAACGCCAGGTCATCCACGACTGCGTCGAACAGGCCGTGTTCGCCGAGGAGATGGGCTTCGACCGGATCTGGGCCGTCGAGCACCATGCCCTCACCCAGTACGCCCACATGAGCGCCTCCGAGATCTTCCTGACCTGGGTCGCCGCCCGCACCCGGAGGATCCGCATCGGCCACGGCGTCGTGACCATGCCCTTCGGCTACCAGCACCCCGTGCGCGTCGCCGAACGCGCCGCCATGCTCGACGTGCTCTCCGGGGGCCGCGTCGACATCGGCGCCGGGCGCGGGGCCACCCGCCAGGAGATGTCCATGTACGGGGTCCGGCCCGAGGACACCTACCCGCAGATGGAAGAGGCGCTGCGGATCTTCTCCTCGGCCTGGCGCGAGGAGCGGTTCGAGTGGCACGGCTCCATCGACATCGGACCCGGCGCGATCCTGCCCCGCCCGGTCCAGGGCCCCCACCCGCCGCTCTTCATGGCCTGCTCCAAGCACGACACCCTCAAGCTCGCCGCCGAACTGGGCATCGGGGCACTGGTGATGGGCTTCGCCGGCGCCGACGACGTCCGCGCGATGCGCAAGGTGTACGACGAGGCCATCGCCACCCGCACCGGCGACCGCTTCGTCTCCACCGAGGTCAACGACCACCTCTCCGCCCTCTGCCCGACCATCGTCCTCGACGACGCGGAGCGCGCCCTGCGCCTGGGCACCCGCGGCCAGCGCTTCTTCGCCGAGTCCATCGCGCACTGGTACGGCAACGCCCCCGCGCCCACCGGCTACTCCGAGGAGGAGAGCGCCGAGGACCACGTGGCCGCCCTGGAGCGCGGCCGCGAGGAGCTCGTCGCCACACTGCACGAGGCGAACATCCCGGCCCGACCCGTGGACACCGGCACCTACAACGCCGAACATGCCTACGGAAACGCCGGGACCGCCATCGCCTACGTCGAGCGGCTGCGCGAGATCGGCGTCGACGAGGTCATGTGCCTGATCCAGATGGGCACCGTTCCGCAGGAGGCGTGCATGGAGACCATCCGCCAGTGGGGCGAGCACGTCATCCCGCACTTCCGCGCGCTGGAGGGCTGA
- a CDS encoding SDR family oxidoreductase has product MNAPEYVSGHGLLAGRTAVITAAAGAGIGGATARRFLEEGARVIVSDAHARRLKESEDALAAEFGADRVASLPCDVTDEEQVQALFALAEQTHGGLDIVVNNAGLGGTANLVDMTDDQWSRVLDVTLNGTFRCTRAAMRSLRAAGTGRGVIVNNASVVGWRAQTGQAHYAAAKAGVMALTRCAALEAAEFGVRINAVAPSLAMHPHLVKVTSEELLAELTAREAFGRYAEPWEVANVIVFLASGYSSYMTGETVSVSSQRA; this is encoded by the coding sequence GTGAACGCACCCGAGTACGTGTCCGGGCACGGGCTGCTGGCGGGCCGGACGGCCGTCATCACCGCCGCCGCCGGAGCCGGCATCGGCGGGGCCACCGCACGGCGGTTCCTGGAGGAGGGCGCCCGCGTGATCGTCAGCGACGCCCACGCCCGGCGCCTGAAGGAGAGCGAGGACGCGCTGGCCGCGGAGTTCGGCGCGGACCGCGTCGCCTCCCTGCCCTGCGACGTCACCGACGAGGAGCAGGTCCAAGCGCTGTTCGCGCTCGCCGAACAGACGCACGGCGGCCTCGACATCGTCGTCAACAACGCGGGCCTCGGCGGGACGGCGAACCTCGTCGACATGACCGACGACCAGTGGTCGCGGGTCCTGGACGTGACCTTGAACGGCACCTTCCGCTGCACCCGCGCCGCGATGCGCTCCCTGCGGGCCGCCGGCACCGGGCGCGGGGTCATCGTCAACAACGCCTCCGTCGTCGGCTGGCGCGCCCAGACCGGGCAGGCCCACTACGCCGCCGCCAAGGCCGGGGTGATGGCGCTGACCCGCTGCGCGGCGCTGGAGGCTGCGGAGTTCGGCGTACGGATCAACGCGGTCGCCCCGAGCCTGGCCATGCACCCGCACCTGGTGAAGGTCACCAGCGAGGAGCTGCTCGCCGAGCTCACCGCCCGGGAGGCCTTCGGGCGGTACGCCGAACCGTGGGAGGTCGCCAACGTCATCGTCTTCCTGGCCAGCGGCTACTCGTCGTACATGACGGGCGAGACCGTGTCGGTCAGCAGTCAGCGCGCCTAG
- a CDS encoding enoyl-CoA hydratase, protein MPAAPDPETPVLYERRGPVAYVTMNRPRYRNAQNSAMTYALDDAFYRAADDPEVKVVVLAGAGEHFSAGHDIGTPDRDAHLPFERRAGLWWDHSRRPGAESRFARESEVYLGMCRRWRELPKPVIASVHGACVAGGLMLAWVCDLIVAGEDAFFADPVVRMGIPGVEYFAHPWAMPPRIAKEFLYTGDRMSARRAYEIGMVNRVVARAELARETDRLALRIAEMPSFGLALTKRAVNQAEDLQGLHSGMDSVFGLHHLAHAHNAETAADSLGGMNIAAMKEANS, encoded by the coding sequence ATGCCCGCTGCCCCCGACCCCGAGACGCCGGTGCTCTACGAGCGCCGCGGCCCGGTGGCGTACGTGACCATGAACCGCCCCCGCTACCGCAACGCGCAGAACAGCGCCATGACCTACGCGCTCGACGACGCCTTCTACCGGGCCGCCGACGACCCGGAGGTCAAGGTCGTGGTCCTGGCCGGCGCCGGCGAGCACTTCTCGGCGGGCCACGACATCGGCACCCCGGACCGCGACGCGCACCTGCCCTTCGAACGCCGCGCCGGCCTGTGGTGGGACCACTCGCGGCGCCCCGGCGCCGAATCCCGCTTCGCCCGCGAATCCGAGGTCTACCTCGGCATGTGCCGCCGCTGGCGCGAGCTGCCCAAACCCGTCATCGCCTCCGTCCACGGCGCGTGCGTGGCCGGCGGCCTGATGCTCGCCTGGGTCTGCGACCTCATCGTGGCGGGCGAGGACGCCTTCTTCGCGGACCCCGTCGTCCGCATGGGCATCCCGGGCGTCGAGTACTTCGCGCACCCGTGGGCGATGCCCCCGCGCATCGCGAAGGAGTTCCTGTACACCGGCGACCGGATGTCCGCCCGGCGCGCGTACGAGATCGGCATGGTCAACCGCGTCGTCGCACGGGCCGAACTGGCGCGGGAGACCGACCGCCTCGCCCTGCGGATCGCCGAGATGCCGAGCTTCGGCCTCGCCCTCACCAAGCGGGCGGTCAACCAGGCCGAGGACCTCCAGGGCCTGCACTCGGGCATGGACTCCGTCTTCGGCCTGCACCACCTCGCGCACGCCCACAACGCCGAGACGGCCGCGGACTCGCTCGGCGGCATGAACATAGCCGCCATGAAGGAGGCGAACAGCTGA
- a CDS encoding acyl-CoA dehydrogenase family protein, which produces MDLNHAPDVQAFRAEARAWLAAHVPASPLLSLETAEGFAAHRDWEALLHAHRWSVVSWPEEYGGRGAGIEHWLVFEEEYWAAGAPGRVSQNGINLLAPTLFDHATDEQRARVLPSMASGETIWAQAWSEPESGSDLASLKSRAVRTEGGWLLSGQKTWSSRAAFADRAFGIFRTDPDAPKPHQGLTYLMFDLRAPGVTVRPIGRLDGKPAFAELFLDEVFVPDADVIGEPGQGWRIAMSTTGNERGLTLRAPGRFLAAADRLVGLWRSTGDPADTALGDRVADAVVGARAYQLFTWANASRFAAGETIGAESSLNKVFWSQYDIALHETALDLLGPHAELADGAWAEPWVFSLAGPIYAGTNEIQRDIIAERLLGLPKGRR; this is translated from the coding sequence ATGGACCTGAACCACGCGCCGGACGTCCAGGCCTTCCGCGCCGAAGCGCGCGCCTGGCTGGCCGCCCACGTCCCCGCCTCCCCCCTGCTCTCCCTGGAAACCGCGGAGGGATTCGCCGCCCACCGGGACTGGGAGGCCCTCCTGCACGCCCACCGCTGGTCGGTGGTCTCCTGGCCCGAGGAGTACGGCGGCCGCGGCGCCGGCATCGAGCACTGGCTGGTCTTCGAGGAGGAGTACTGGGCCGCCGGCGCCCCCGGCCGGGTCTCCCAGAACGGCATCAACCTCCTCGCCCCCACCCTCTTCGACCACGCCACGGACGAACAGCGCGCCCGCGTCCTGCCCTCCATGGCGAGCGGGGAGACGATCTGGGCCCAGGCCTGGTCCGAGCCGGAATCCGGCTCCGACCTCGCCTCCCTGAAGTCCCGGGCCGTGCGCACCGAGGGCGGCTGGCTGCTGTCCGGACAGAAGACCTGGTCCTCCCGGGCCGCCTTCGCCGACCGCGCCTTCGGCATCTTCCGCACCGACCCGGACGCCCCGAAACCGCACCAGGGGCTCACGTACCTGATGTTCGACCTGCGCGCCCCCGGCGTCACCGTGCGGCCCATCGGCCGGCTCGACGGCAAGCCCGCCTTCGCGGAGCTCTTCCTCGACGAGGTCTTCGTACCGGACGCGGACGTGATCGGCGAGCCCGGCCAGGGCTGGCGGATCGCCATGTCGACCACCGGCAACGAGCGCGGGCTCACCCTGCGCGCCCCCGGCCGCTTCCTCGCCGCCGCCGACCGCCTCGTCGGGCTCTGGCGCAGCACCGGCGACCCGGCGGACACCGCGCTCGGCGACCGGGTCGCGGACGCCGTGGTCGGCGCCCGCGCCTACCAGCTGTTCACCTGGGCCAACGCCTCCCGGTTCGCCGCCGGAGAGACCATCGGCGCCGAGTCCAGCCTCAACAAGGTCTTCTGGTCCCAGTACGACATCGCCCTGCACGAGACCGCCCTGGACCTGCTCGGCCCGCACGCGGAGCTCGCCGACGGCGCGTGGGCCGAACCCTGGGTCTTCTCGCTGGCCGGACCCATCTACGCGGGGACCAACGAGATCCAGCGCGACATCATCGCCGAGCGGCTGCTCGGCCTCCCGAAGGGCCGCCGCTGA
- a CDS encoding acetyl-CoA C-acetyltransferase: MPEAYIVEAVRTPVGRRKGGLSEVHPADLGAHVLKALVERSGIDPAAVEDVVFGCLDTVGPQAGDIARTAWLAAGLPEEVPGVTIDRQCGSSQQAVHFAAQGVMSGTQDLVVAGGTQNMSMIPIAFASRQAAEPLGFTEGPYLGSAGWRARYGDSPINQFHGAQLIAEKWGISREDMERFALRSHQRALRAIDEGRFEREIVPYGGVSVDEGPRRDTTLERMAGLKPVMEGGTITAAVSSQVSDGAAAMLLASERAVREHGLRPRARIHHLSVRGEDPIRMLSAPIPATAYALKKTGMSLSDIDLVEINEAFAPVALAWLKETGADPERVNVNGGAIALGHPLGATGVKLMTTLLHELERTGGRFGLQTMCEGGGQANVTIIERL; encoded by the coding sequence ATGCCCGAGGCCTACATAGTCGAAGCGGTGCGCACCCCGGTGGGCCGGCGCAAGGGGGGCCTGTCCGAGGTCCACCCGGCCGACCTGGGGGCGCACGTCCTCAAGGCCCTCGTCGAACGGTCCGGGATCGACCCGGCGGCCGTCGAGGACGTGGTGTTCGGCTGCCTCGACACGGTGGGGCCGCAGGCGGGCGACATCGCGCGCACGGCCTGGCTGGCGGCGGGGCTCCCCGAGGAGGTCCCGGGCGTCACCATCGACCGGCAGTGCGGATCGTCGCAGCAGGCGGTGCACTTCGCGGCCCAGGGCGTCATGTCCGGAACGCAGGACCTGGTGGTCGCGGGCGGCACCCAGAACATGTCGATGATCCCGATCGCCTTCGCCTCGCGGCAGGCGGCGGAGCCGCTGGGCTTCACCGAAGGCCCGTACCTGGGGTCGGCGGGGTGGCGGGCACGGTACGGGGACTCCCCGATCAACCAGTTCCACGGCGCCCAGCTGATCGCGGAGAAGTGGGGCATCTCGCGGGAGGACATGGAGCGCTTCGCCCTGCGCTCCCACCAGCGGGCGCTGCGGGCGATCGACGAGGGGCGCTTCGAGCGGGAGATCGTGCCGTACGGCGGGGTATCGGTCGACGAGGGCCCGCGCCGCGACACCACGTTGGAGAGGATGGCGGGTCTGAAGCCGGTCATGGAGGGCGGCACGATCACGGCGGCGGTCTCCTCCCAGGTCTCGGACGGGGCGGCGGCGATGCTGCTGGCCTCCGAGCGGGCGGTACGGGAACACGGCCTGCGCCCGCGCGCCCGCATCCACCACCTGTCGGTCCGCGGCGAGGACCCGATCCGCATGCTGTCCGCGCCGATCCCGGCGACGGCCTACGCCCTGAAGAAGACCGGCATGTCCCTCTCGGACATCGACCTGGTCGAGATCAACGAGGCCTTCGCCCCGGTGGCCCTGGCCTGGCTGAAGGAGACCGGCGCGGACCCGGAGCGGGTCAACGTCAACGGCGGCGCGATCGCCCTGGGCCACCCCCTGGGCGCGACGGGCGTCAAGCTGATGACGACGCTCCTGCACGAACTGGAGCGCACGGGAGGCCGCTTCGGCCTCCAGACCATGTGCGAGGGCGGCGGCCAGGCCAACGTCACCATCATCGAGCGGCTCTAG